In one window of Opitutus sp. GAS368 DNA:
- a CDS encoding 3-hydroxyacyl-CoA dehydrogenase NAD-binding domain-containing protein, translating into MSDSTPVTHSVDAEGVGWIVFDDPTGRANVFNPTTQAAFRAAVAALAARSPKAVVVHSAKEKIFIAGADLKWLVALPDAAAAKKLSHDGQELFASLSGLKVPVVCAIHGACAGGGYELALACHWRLATDAKETVIGLPEVGIGVIPGWGGCARLPRLIGAEAAVTHMLKAALVPAAAAQPAGLVDELVPAAELKARAQAAALRLAAGGLPRRADWPAASPDFFAGQRQAVLAKQRGQPAPLAVLDAVEKGAGLPLAAALDLEAELFGGVAAGEVARNLIHVFLLKEAGKKLTTDAWFPQEKAAAKVEPFRIIGIIGAGVMGSGIAQWCASRGFGVILCDTDKEAVERGIKVIRGLFKQQEERGALTAAEAHRMMGGIGVTTSLEDFDVCDLVIEAIVENVGAKQKLFAELSKVMAPDCVFASNTSALPLEELASTATNPGRVIGLHFFNPVGRMPLVELVLGKATTRATADRALAFVKTLGKTPVICRSSPGFLVTRVLFFYLNEACRLWEQGASTEAIDRALRDWGWPMGPMRLIDEVGVDVTDFIFAEMQHYFPDRFTRTTVTQKMLTAGLKGRKNGASSGFYAYADGKETLNAAMASFAPAAKTAPEAVAEKLNGVMIDETKRVLAEGVLKTADEADLALLLGAGFPAWRGGLMRYARSSGQFAG; encoded by the coding sequence ATGAGCGATTCTACCCCGGTTACCCACTCCGTTGATGCGGAGGGCGTAGGCTGGATAGTTTTCGATGACCCGACGGGCCGGGCCAACGTTTTCAATCCCACCACGCAGGCGGCCTTTCGCGCCGCCGTGGCCGCCTTGGCGGCCCGGTCGCCGAAGGCCGTCGTCGTCCACAGCGCGAAGGAGAAGATCTTCATCGCCGGCGCCGACCTCAAGTGGCTGGTGGCCCTGCCCGACGCCGCGGCCGCGAAAAAACTTTCCCACGACGGCCAGGAATTGTTCGCGTCGCTCTCCGGCCTCAAGGTGCCGGTCGTGTGCGCCATCCACGGCGCCTGCGCCGGCGGCGGCTACGAGCTTGCGCTTGCGTGCCACTGGCGCCTCGCCACTGACGCCAAGGAAACCGTCATCGGCCTGCCCGAGGTCGGGATCGGCGTGATCCCCGGCTGGGGCGGGTGCGCGCGGCTGCCGCGGCTCATCGGGGCCGAGGCGGCGGTGACGCACATGCTCAAGGCCGCGCTGGTGCCGGCGGCGGCGGCGCAGCCGGCCGGGCTGGTGGACGAGCTGGTGCCCGCGGCCGAGCTGAAGGCCCGCGCCCAGGCCGCGGCGCTGCGGCTCGCGGCCGGGGGCCTGCCGCGCCGGGCGGACTGGCCCGCGGCGTCGCCGGATTTTTTTGCCGGCCAGCGCCAGGCCGTGCTCGCCAAGCAGCGCGGCCAGCCGGCCCCGCTCGCGGTGCTCGACGCCGTGGAAAAAGGCGCGGGCCTGCCGCTGGCCGCCGCGCTCGACCTCGAGGCGGAGCTGTTCGGCGGGGTCGCCGCGGGCGAGGTGGCCAGGAACCTCATCCACGTTTTCCTGCTCAAGGAGGCCGGCAAGAAACTCACGACGGACGCCTGGTTCCCGCAGGAAAAGGCCGCGGCCAAGGTTGAGCCGTTCCGCATCATCGGCATCATCGGCGCCGGCGTCATGGGCTCCGGCATCGCGCAATGGTGCGCGTCGCGCGGCTTCGGCGTCATCCTGTGCGACACCGACAAGGAGGCGGTCGAGCGCGGCATCAAGGTCATCCGCGGGCTCTTCAAGCAGCAGGAGGAGCGCGGCGCGCTGACGGCCGCCGAGGCGCACCGCATGATGGGCGGCATCGGCGTCACCACCAGCCTTGAGGATTTCGACGTGTGCGACCTCGTGATCGAGGCCATCGTGGAGAACGTCGGGGCCAAGCAGAAACTCTTTGCCGAGCTGTCCAAGGTCATGGCGCCCGACTGCGTGTTTGCGTCGAACACCTCGGCCCTGCCGCTGGAGGAACTGGCGTCCACCGCGACCAATCCGGGGCGCGTGATCGGGCTGCATTTCTTCAACCCGGTCGGCCGCATGCCGCTGGTCGAGCTGGTGCTGGGGAAGGCGACGACGCGGGCGACGGCGGACCGCGCGCTGGCCTTCGTCAAGACGCTCGGCAAGACCCCGGTCATCTGCCGGTCTTCGCCCGGATTCCTCGTCACGCGCGTGCTGTTTTTCTACCTGAACGAGGCGTGCCGGCTGTGGGAGCAGGGGGCCTCGACGGAGGCGATCGACCGCGCGTTGCGCGACTGGGGCTGGCCGATGGGCCCGATGCGGCTGATCGACGAGGTCGGCGTGGACGTGACGGATTTCATCTTCGCCGAGATGCAGCATTATTTCCCGGACCGGTTTACCCGCACGACCGTCACGCAGAAGATGCTGACGGCGGGATTGAAGGGCCGCAAAAACGGCGCGAGTTCCGGCTTCTACGCCTACGCCGACGGCAAGGAGACGTTGAACGCCGCGATGGCGTCGTTCGCCCCCGCCGCGAAAACCGCGCCGGAGGCCGTGGCGGAGAAGCTCAACGGCGTGATGATCGACGAGACAAAGCGCGTGCTGGCGGAAGGCGTGCTCAAGACGGCCGACGAGGCCGACCTGGCGCTGCTGCTCGGCGCGGGCTTCCCGGCCTGGCGCGGCGGCCTGATGCGTTACGCGCGGAGCAGCGGGCAGTT